Proteins from a single region of Macaca fascicularis isolate 582-1 chromosome 5, T2T-MFA8v1.1:
- the CSN3 gene encoding kappa-casein: MKSFLLVVNVLALTLPFLAAEVQNQKQPACHENGERRFYQKTAPYVPMYYVPNSYPYYGTNLYQHRPATAINNPYVPRTYYANPAVVRPHAQIPQRQYLPNSHLPTVVRRPNLHPSFIAIPPKKIQDKIIIPTINTITTVEPTPAPTIEPTVDNVVTPEDFSESIITSTPETTTVSVTTPTA, from the exons ATGAAGAGTTTTCTTCTAGTTGTGAATGTCCTGGCATTAACCCTGCCTTTTTTG GCTGCAGAGGTTCAAAACCAGAAACAACCAGCA tgCCATGAGAACGGTGAAAGACGGTTCTATCAGAAAACAGCTCCATATGTCCCAATGTATTATGTGCCAAATAGCTATCCTTATTATGGAACCAATTTGTACCAACATAGACCAGCTACAGCAATTAATAATCCATATGTGCCTCGCACATATTATGCAAACCCAGCTGTAGTTAGGCCACATGCCCAAATTCCTCAGCGGCAATACCTACCAAATAGCCACTTACCCACTGTGGTACGTCGCCCAAACCTACATCCATCATTTATTGCCATCCCCCCAAAGAAAATTCAGGATAAAATAATCATCCCTACCATCAATACCATCACCACTGTTGAACCTACACCAGCTCCTACCATTGAACCAACGGTGGACAATGTAGTCACTCCAGAAGATTTTTCAGAGTCCATCATCACGAGCACCCCTGAGACAACCACAGTCTCAGTTACTACACCTACGGCATGA